Within Agarivorans litoreus, the genomic segment CAAGAATGATCCAGAGCTTATTGCTTTAAGTAAATTTGAACAGCAGTTTGGTGCTGTTGCTAATCTTCAGGTTTTGCTCTTCGGCTCTCAAAGCTGGACCAGCCCAAATCAACTCGCTTTACTTCAGAGTATTAGTCAGCAGTTACTGCTACTTAAGGGAGTTGAAGCTGTTAGTCCAACAACCGAACTAGCCTTGCAATCGGCCTTACCTCCCACACTAGCAAAACAGCTAGTTAGCGAAGATGGTTTAAGTGTATTGCTTAGCCTAAATGTAGCGCCAAATATTGCGGAACAGGCGAAGCTTGTGCCAGAGTTTTTCTCGCTGCTTGATAATGTGCTGCAAGAGTTTGCAGCTGAAGGAGTCTCTTATCAATACGCAGGAGAGCTAGCGCTAAGTCAGCAATATCTTAAGGTGTTAAAACATGATTTGAGCTGGTTTGCCCCTGCGCTGATCATCAGCTTTGCCTTGTTATTTACTTTGGTTATTCGCAATCTGCGGTGGTTAGCTGCCATGGCCAGCTGCGCCTTATTTAGCTTGCTGCTTACGTTGGGGCTAAGTGGTTGGTTGGGTTTAAAATTGGCGGCGATTAGTGCTTTTATTCCCTTGGTGATAATTAGTCTCATCATGGCCTATTGCAGCCATTTATATTTTGCATGGCGAGAACAGTTAGTAGAGGGCAACGATAGCTATCAGGCTATATTGGGCGCTTTGGAGCACAAGTTCTCACCTTTGCTTTGGGGAGCATTAACCACTGCAGCAGGTTTCTTATTATTGAATCTAAGCCCTTCCCCCCCGATTGCTGACTTTGGCTTAATGGTGGCATTTTCAGTGCTCATTAACGGCTTGGCCTGTTGCTCCCTGCTGCCTTGGTGGCTAAAAGGCATTACATATTCAAAAAATATAAACACAAAACAACCCGCTAAATTAATTAACTTTTCTCTTTTGCTTAAGTATCGACGCGTTATTTTGCTGGCCGCACTTGTTGTGAGCTTAGTGGCGGGGTGGGCGGTAAGTCAGCTGCGCTTTGACGATGATCCTTTAAACTACTTTAAAGCCGATAATGCTTTCTCTTTGAGCAGAGATAAGCTGCAGCAACAGTTTTTAGGTTTACATAGTGTGCGCTATCAGCTCAGCGAAGAGAGCGATGATCCTTTGGTTCGCTCAGAGCCATTAAGCCGATTGTTAAGCTACCTAAATCAGCAAGCTGAAGTTCGCCAAGTAAACAGCAAACACGATTGGTTAGATTGGTTTGCGCAAGACCCAACAGCAATTATGAGTATGTCTACGGTGCAGCAAAGTGAGCTTGATCTAGCTAAACAGGCAGAGTTGCTCACGGTATGGTTACAGCCTTTAAGCAATCGCCAGCTTATTGAATTTGAGCAAGGTGTTGCACAGTGGGCGGCGGCTGAGCAAATCCAATTATCACCGGCTTATAGCAGCAACCTCATTTTTGCTAAGTTTAATCAAGCTAATGGCCAAGCGATGTTGCTGTCTTTTAGCTTGGCGTTTTTGTTAGTGGCCTTGGTGGTGCTAGTGTTAAAACGCAGTGGGTACCTAATGGTGCTAGCACTGCTGGCTAACGCCATTCCGTTAGTATGGGTATTTGCTCTATGGCAACTATTTGGTCAACACTTAAGCTTAGGCAGCGCGGTGGTGATGGGCATGATGCTCGGCATTATTGTTGATGATAGTTTGCACATATTGCTTAAGGTTGATCCGGTGCGTGGTGGTGCCAAGCTGCAGCAAGGTATGGCTAGCATTACTCCCGCTTTGTTGCTCACTTCTGGAGCGCTAACGGTTGGTTTCGCCCTAGCTTATCTATCTGATTTTTTGCCTATTCAGCAAATGGGCTTGCTCTCAGCGCTTACCCTGTTATTAGCCTTGTTGGTGGACTTATTTATACTGCCTTTGTGTTTACCTCTTGCTAAAAGCCGCTTGTCAGCAGAGTTAGGGGGGCAGCCATGAAACGACATACTATGGGCAATTGTTTTGCCGCCAAGCTAGCGACACCGAGCTTAAACTTGCAGCACCCTATTGCTAGTTGGAGCAAACAATATGCAGGCCATCCTTTAGATTTTTCTTCAGCACATACCGAGGCGCTGGCGTTGTTGATGCCGTTATTGTTGTGTGGCGAACAATCGGCCCAATTGGTGTTTCAGCAGCAAGCGTTGCAATTAAGTCAGCAACAATGCGCCGATTCAGTATTAGCCTTAAATGAAGTAGAGGCAGATGAAGCGTGGCATGATGAAGCGCTACAAACGGTTTTTTCTCAACTGCCAGAGCTTGCTGAACAGCATAAGGTTCGCCGTACCGCTCAGCGCTTTTATGCTGGCTTAGGCCGTAGCTTGAGTTTACAGCAACAGTTTGTGCGAATTGCCAGTTTAGATGCCTGTGTAACCCAGCTGATGCAGTTGATTGAGCGCGGCAGTATTGGTCGTCATCATCCTTTTTCTTTGCTGTGCGGCTTAATTAAAAAAGACGAAGCCAAGCATGTGTATGTGAGCAAGCACTTTGCTCAGCATCTTGGGGCAAGTGTGAGTGACATGGCAGAGGAGCGTTTGTGGGTGCTTGGTGCATTAATGCAGCTGCTCAAACAGCAAGCCGATCAGTTTGAAATTATAGGCGTTGATTTGGATAAGTTAGAAAAAAGATTGGAGCTAAAATGGCAGTAAAATTTGCAAGCCATTCATTAAACCTATTGGCGGCTAATTGGTTTGTGCCACATCAGCCGGTTGCTAATGAACAGTTGTTAGGCTACATGGCGGAGCAATGTGGTTGGCGCATGGCACGTAAAGCCCAAATTATTGCCAAACGTTTAGGGGTGGAGCGGCGCTTTTTAAGCCGCAGTTTTGCCCAGCCACGCAGTCAAGCTTCACCAACTGGCGTGGATATGGCAAAGCAGGTGTTACAGCAGTGCTTGCTGCAGTCGGATTTGCAGGTTGAGCAACTAGGGTATTTGTTAAGCCATACCTGTACGCCGCACACCCAAGTTCCGCCCAATGCAGCATGGTTGGCCGATGAGTTGGCGTATCACGGCGCTTATGCAGAGCTTCGCCAAGCCTGTACCGGTTTTGCCAATGGCTTGCAGCTAGCCAGCGCGTTATGTGCCGCAGACCAAGCGCCAGTGGCTATTGTGGGCAGTGAAACGGGCTCGGTGTATTTCGATTTAGATAAGCAATTTGTCGATCAGCAACAGTTAGTGAATTTTGTGCAAATGGGGGACGGTTGTGGTGGGGTTATTGTTGGCCCGGCTAGCCAGCAGGAGCGACTAATCAAAGACATTTATTTAGGGCAGATTGGTCATAACAAAGCTCCTGGCTTTTACTTAGATGCTGGCGCCGATAGCGTGGGTGAGGGCAATATGGCGCGCTTTCATCATAATATTACTCAGGTGAAGGAAACTGGCTCACAGTTGTTCGAATTAGGCTTAGAAGCAGTGCTGTCGCGGGGTTATCAACTCAGTGACTTTAGGTACATTTTGCCGCATCAAGCCAATGGCCATATCGATAAACTACTGAGCAAAGCGCTTAACTATCCAAAAGAACAAATCATTAATGATGCAAAATCATTCGGTAATCTTGGTTCGGCGGCTATTTGGTTAAGCTTTGCTCGCTTACTTGAGAATTGCCCCTTAGAGCCCGGAGACCAAGTATTGGTGTTAGGCGCAGAAGCGACAAAATACCTTTATGGTGGTTTTGTTTATCAGCATTAGGGTTTTATTTGGCTGATTTTTTCTGTGAGTTAACGCGGTACTTGTTGTCTTATTCTGCGAGTAACTATCTCACTGTTTCATTCTGTTTCACTCTCTTTTGAAGTACTTCAATTTTTGCCAATTTAACTTAGGCTGAAAGCTAGGTTGCCCTTCACTAAGGGTAAGATTAAGCATTGTGAAAGTGAATTGATTTCAAAGTGTTTGAGGGTGGACAAAGTATGCAAGTAGCAGGTAAATGGGCCTTAGTGACTGGGGCAAGTCGAGGCGTGGGTTTACGCATTGCCAAAGCATTAGCCGCTAAAGGTGCCAAAGTAATTGTGCACAGTCGAAGCTTGAGCGCATCGCAAAAAGTGGTAGATGAGATTACCCGCCTGCAAGGCTTTGCGGTTGCAGTTGAGGCCGAGCTGTCTGATAACCAAGCTTTAGCCAATTTGGTGACTCAAGTTAATCAATTAACTCATCAATCTTTGACGGTGTTATATAACAATGCCGCAATTATGACCCCTTGGCGAGATGATGCCGTGGTTCCTGCCTCAGATTACGCCTTAAGCTTTCAAGTAAATTGCATTGCACCAGCACGTTTATGTGATGCCTTTTTACCGCAAATGAAGCAACAAGGTGAGGGGCGTATCGTTAATGTTACCTCTGGCATTGCCGACCAACCTCAGCTTATGGCTTATAGCTGTTCTAAAGCAGCCTTGGATCGTTATGTGCGCGACATGTTGCCTAGCTTAGCTGGCAGCGGTGTATTAATGAACTTAATGGATCCTGGCTGGTTGCAGACCGACTTAGGCGGAGAGCAAGCGCCTAATCATCCAGATTCAGTATTACCGGGCGCGTTAGTCCCGGTATTACTTGATGATGAGGCCGGTAGTGGCCAGCTCTACTGCGCTCAGGATTACCGTTAAGTTCAAACCCCAAGTGTAGGTGGTAGGCGGCCTCGGCCGGTTTTTTCTTTGCTGGCTGTTATTAGCATATAAATACAGGTACTACTTAGCACCAAGGCAAAGTAGAGAGGTAAGCTTAACACAGAGCCTTGCAGTGCACCTGCTACTAGCGGACCTGCTATTGAACCAACGCTGTAACTAATCAACATTAGCTCAGTAATTGCCACAATTTTGTCGACAGCTTCGTTGACGCAAGCCTGTGAAATAGCGATTGGATATATTGAGAATGCGGCGCCACCCAATACAAACAGGCTCGATGATAAAATCAACCAAGAATCGGCCATTGCAAGTGCTAGGGCCGCGAGTACTCCGGTAGCGGCCGCTAAGGCTTGTAACAGGGTTTTGTTAAAGCGCGCCGACAAATAGCTGCTTAATGGCTGCACCAACATACCGCCTAATATCAAGCTTGCCATTAACAGGCCTACCTGTTCACTCCAGTGGGTTTGCGAATTTAAGTAGCTGGGTAGTAGTCCATAAATAGGCCCAAGCACCAGTCCTGAAACCATACAACCCAGTACGGCGGGTTTACTTAATCCGGCAAGGTCTTGAAACGATACACGGCTATGCTCGGTTTGCTGGGGACAGCCTTGACGATTAAATATTGGTGCTAACACGGCTAAGGCTAAGAGGGCTGCAATACTTAAAAATGGTAACGAACCGCTTATGCCAAGCGGCTTAATCAATAATTGGCCTGCAGCACTGCCAGCATATAGGGTTAGCATGTAAATACCCAAGCGAGAGGCGCGTTGTTTGTCATCGTTAACCAATAATAACCAAGACTCAACTACTACAAAAATCCCTGCCGTTGCCGCGCCAGCTATTAGGCGCAAGGCAAGCCATGCACCGGCATACGGGAGCATCCACATTAACAATACAGTGCTTAGCAGCAGCAATAAACAGCTAATGAAGGCCGTCCGATGGCCAATAACTGCAATTAAGCGTTGCATCTGTAGCGCACCAAATAACAAGCCGGCGTAATAGGCACTAGCTAACCACGCACTTAGCGACAGTGGCAGCGCTAGCTCGCTTAAGGCTAGTGGCAATAGGCTCATTAAGTAGCCTGAAGCAACCGCAAATAAGCCTAAACCTAACAATGGGCTAAGGATCCCTGAGTTTGGCTGTTGCGCAGAATTGTTTAACATGGAGTACCTACAAATAAATACGACTAATAGACAGTGCTTTATCCAAAGCCGCGCGATAATGTCAGTAACTTTGCTTACACTGAAACAAAGAATTTTTGTGGTAACGATAAGAAAGTTTTGCTAAGTTCCTAAAGATAGGTTTTCAATTTAACTTTTTGTTTATTAAAGGTTATTTGTTGTTTTCGGGAAGTTTTTGTTAGTTGTGAAATAGATTGACGGAAGTGGGGTTTTCTTGCACATTTAAATAGCGAAAAAAGCTCAGCTTAGCTAACTTTTTGTCGCGGAATATAGCCTGTAATATTTTTAGTTAAATTAGGTTAACAGCGATGAGATTTTCAAGATTTGATGATATTGATGAGTGGGAAGAAGAAGATAAAACCGCTCAGATTAAACACTCTAAAAAAGCCAAAAATAGTTCGCGTACTCGACGTAGAATAGACGAGTATCATGAGCAAAAACAGTTGGCTTCGTATTTAACGGATTTTAGTTCATTCTCTTAAATATGAATATTAGCGAAACAGCTAAGCTAGCCCGGTTTAGAGCCTAGCTATAAGAAGATAACGCCACTAATTTAGTGGCGTTTCTGTTATGGTTTATGCGTCATCTTCGGCCAGTTGTTTGGCTAAAGTAAAGGCTTCGATTTCTTCACCTACTAAGTTCTCATCTAAGTCTATGGCCACCAATACTTTGTCTTCATCAAGACTTGGTAACCATTCTTCAAAAAACGCTTCAAGTTTAACGGCTACTGGCTGATAGCTCGCCCAATCTTCAATACATAAGGCTTGCGCATTTGCTTGCTTAGAAAATAGCGGCATTACGTCGGTGGCTTCAAATTCGATGGAATCGACCACTACAAATTCATCATCGGCGCTAAGCACCCAAAGCTCTCCTGCAGCAATTACTGCTTGGCTAAAGGCTGATAGATTTGTTTCTGAAGTAGACATGTTTTGCTCCGATTTAAGTAATACTGGATCCTTGCCCATTGTTGGCAATTAGGCAATGTTTATCGATGAATTATTTGTGGCGCTTGTTATTGCTTAAGGCGCGTTGTCGGGCTTTGCGTTTTTGAACCGAGCGCGAATTACGTTTGTTAGAGGGTGTTGGCTGGTTTAAATCGGGCTCAAAGCCAGGATACCATTGCTGAGGTAATCGGCGGTCGAGTTGGGCTTCTAAGTCGTGCAGTAAGTGTTCGTCGTCAACACTCAACAATGTGATGGCAATGCCGCTTTGCCCTGCGCGACCAGTACGGCCAATGCGGTGGGTATAGTCTTCGTTTTTGTAAGGTAGCTCTAGGTTGATAACACAGGGCATATTTTTAATATCTATCCCCCGAGCCGCTACATCAGTTGCGACTAAGAGGCGTATTTCGGAAGCCTTAAATTTAACTAAATTTTGTTCGCGGGCGGCTTGGCTTAAGTCTCCATGTAATGCTGCAGCGCTTATATGTTTTTGAATCAGCTGTTTTACCAGTTTATCCACGTCTTGTTTGGTGCGGCAAAATACCAAGGCTTGTTGCCAACTGGCTTTTTTAGCTAGCTGACAAAGCAATGCGGCTTTTTTATCTTGGTCGACGTTGTAAACGCGTTCTTCTATTTTTGCTGCCTTGCTATGAGCTTTGGCAATATCTAGTTGTTTGGCTTGGTTTAACCAAGGTTTAGCAAAGCGGTAAATGCCCGCATCTAACGTAGCGGAGAACAGCATGGTTTGACGCTGCTGCGGTAAATACTTGAATAGGGCTCTTAATTCATCTTTAAAGCCAAGGTCGAGCATGCGATCGGCTTCGTCTAATACCAAATGTTGTAAGTGTTTTAAGTCACAGGAGCCGCGCTTTAGGTGATCTAACATTCGGCCTGGAGTCGCTACCACTATGTTGCAGGCTTGCTTAAGAGCTAATTGCTGCTTTTCAATGCTTACGCCGCCATACACCAAGGCGCAATTAAGCTCGCAGCCTTTGGCGTAGCTTTCTAGGTTTTGGTGCACTTGCTGAGCCAGCTCACGAGTAGGCGTGATGATTAAGGCTTGGGTATGGTGAGTACGCGCTTGCTGGCTAAGAGCTTGCAATATAGGCAAGCAAAACGCCGCGGTTTTGCCGGTGCCGGTTTGGGCACAAGCCATTAAATCATGACCAGCCAACGCCAGAGGAATGGCTTGCTGTTGAATCTCGCTAGCTTGTTGGTAGCCCAAAGCACTAAGGTTTTTAAGTAGCTTAGGGTTGAGAGGCAGTTGGCTAAATGTCATTGGTTCTTAAAACACGCTAATTGAGGCTGGGTTAAGTATACCTAATCGCTCGCAAAGCTACTGGCTTTTGTTTTGATTAGAGCGGGGTCGCTTCGCTAAGTGAAGCACTCCCCTCCTTGAGATAAATAAGTGTATGAGCTGGCTCACAAAATCACCGCTTGTCTCTGTTTTTAGACAATAATTCCCGAGAAAATCATCAATAAGTAGTTTGGTATTACAAATGTTGGTATGGGAAGGCCAATGCAGGGATTAATCCAACAAAGATTGGAGTAAAACTAGCCTGATTTATTTGTGTTATAAGATTACTTATTTGCAGCTTGGGAGTGCCAACAATAGGCTGCAGTTTGCTATCGAAAAGAGACAGTACGGTAAACAAAAATAAGGAAATTGAACATGTTAAAACGAGTACTATCGATACTCTGTGGGTGTGTATGCTCACTGGTAGTTAGCCAAGCCGCTGTGGCCAAGGTTTTGGTGCTTAATCCTGATTTTGAGCAGGGCTGGTATGGCTGGAAGAAGTCCGGTTCAACCGCGATGTCAGGCCAAGGGCGCGATGATGAATCGTCTGCCAAAATAACCGATGAAAGTGGCCGTTTTGAGCAAGAAGTAACTGTGCGACCCAATACCGATTATACCTTGGCAGTATTTTTGAAAGGCTCTGGACAAATAGGGGTGACGGTAACAACCGAAGCCACCGAAGAACAAAAGCGCATTAACAAGTTTCAAGAGTTCTCCATCCAAACCTATGCGGACGATGATTACCATGGTGATTGGGAAGTAATTGAAGTCGATTTCAACAGCGGTATTAGCGATAAGGTCACCATATTTGGTGCTTATCGAAAAGGTGGGCAAGGTCGCTTCGATCGCATTAGAGTAAAGCCTAAGCGTGATTAGTAGCTTTGTGTTGACTACCTTTTTTGTTATCTCGCACGTCGCTTAGCGGCGCTTTAAACTGCCATCGTTACTCGGTGTTGGATTAGGGCGCCAAACATTACGTAAGCGCTGTAAGATGTGCTCGGGAATGTCTTTCGAGCACTCTAGGTTTATTTGACGACCTCGGCGCATCCCGTAGATTTTGCCTTTAATTGCTTGGGCACTGCGCTGTACCAGCTTAATCTCTCGAATAAAATACTCTGGTACTTGCCCTTTGCTTACCTCTACTCGAATACCATCTACTTTAATTACAAATTGTGCACTGATCGCTTTTAACATCTTCACCTACTACTGCTAACTTACCCATCTAGTTAGATTTTTAATCATAAAATAATACGTGGTCATTTGCTATTTAGCTTAACTGAACGCGCTAGCTACTTTCACAAAACCTCAAGTTTGCTTAGCACTTTAATCTAATGTTTTGCTCTGGCTAACTCGAGTTTGCAGCTTAGCTAAATTGCTTAGTAAAGGCTTCGTTACTACCTTTAAAGCTCTTGTTAAAAACTTAGGGTTATGAATATGGGTGATTTAACACGTGGTAAGTCATTTGTTTATTTAGCTTTACTTACAGCAGTACTGTTTGCTCAGTTGACTTGGGCGCAAACTAAAGCCCCTGAGGGCGCTAGCGTATATATCATTTCTCCTGCCAACGGCGCGATGGTGAGCAATCCAGTGACTGTGAGTTTTGGCCTAAAGGGGATGGGTGTAGCGCCAGCAGGAATTGATAAAGCTAATACCGGGCATCATCATTTACTGATTGATGTGGCTGAGCTTCCTGCGCTGGATATGCCCGTGCCAGCCGATGCTCAACATATACATTTTGGTGGCGGACAAACCGAAACCACTATTGAGTTAGCACCTGGTGAGCATACCTTACAATTGTTGTTAGGTGATATGACCCACATCCCTCATTCTCCGCCAATTCTATCTGAGAAAATAACCATTACCGTGAAATAAGCTTGTCACTGATTAGTTAATCAAGCACAGTGCTGGGGGGCTTATCTTTCGAGCTGATTTTTGCAGCCAAAAATGCTGCCCGAAGGGTTCAGATAAGCGGACTTTACTCTTTGTTAGCACTTCTTGCTTAACCCACTAGGCTTCTAAGTGCTCGCCGCGATTAAAGCCCGCTTATCTCGAACAAAATTTCAACACCAAAGATCAACAGACCCTAAGGAGTAGGCATTAAAATTCTCAGTTTGAATCTACTTAATTACTTAGCTCCTCCCTATGCGGCATATGAGTTCGACAATATTTTGGACTCGCAACAATGGCAGCAAAAACAAGCTTGGTTAAGTAGAATAATTGTCTTAGCTGATGCCGATGTGATGGCTTTTCAGGAAGTTTTTAGCGCAGACGCGTTGGCTGAGCAATGTAAAAGCCTTGGCTACCCGCACTTTTTATCTACACCCAGTAGCCTCGACGAGTCTAGCTATGTTTACCGCAAACCGGGTTTAGCGCTGGCTAGCAAATATCCGCTGCGTAGTGGCAGCCTTTATAATCCTAACCACTTGAACACTTTTAGTCGTGCTCCGTTAATTGCAAAAGTTAAGTTGCCAGAAATAGGCTGGATTAAAGCTTATGTGGTTCATCTCAAATCTAAGCGGCCTATCTTAGATGAAGATCTAGTGGGTAAGCCTAGTGATATTGATGAATACATGGGCCGCTGGCAGTCTGATACCTTGCGAGCCCAAGAAGTAAGTCTATTGATGCAGGATATTTTAAGTTGTCGTAAGCATAAGCTCGAGGCAGTAATGATGCTGGGAGACTTTAATGATGACCTATCTCAAGGTGCGCTTAGCCATGTATTCGACTTGCCTTTAGTGCAGCATGATGAAATAGAACAGCACTGGCGAATGCATGACAGTTTCACCTTAAGCCAAAGTGACCAGCCACGTTCCGCCACGCATTATTGGGGCGGACAAGGCAGTGTATTAGATTACATTTTGCTATCTGGAGAGTTTTCTCCTGATTATCAACAGCAGTTGGCAGAAGTAGTGGCTTATCACTGTTTTGACCGCCACCTCACTCACGCAGACTATGCCTTAGATAGCCAAGCAAGTGATCATGCAGCGGTTATGGTTGAACTGAGCGCAAGGGATTAATGCTCTAATCTATAAGGCTTATACAGCTGCTGTAAGTTTACTTTGGCGTTTAGCCTGCTTGCCAGTAAATACATGCCAGCAATTTTTCGGTGTATTAACAGCACGTCGATAGTGGCTGGAGGGGATAGCTGCCAGTGGGAATGAGTTTCACCAAGCTTATGTCCATTAGGCTGTAATGATTGAACTGAGCGCTAAGGCTTAGTGCGCTAGCCGATAAGGCTCAAATATCTGTTGTAAGTTTACTTTGGCGTTTAGTCGGCTTGCCAGTAAATACATGCCAGCAATTTTTCGGTGGATTAACAGCACGTAGATAAGGGCAGGAAGGTGTCGGTGCCAGTGGGAATGAGTTTCACCAAGCTTATGTCCATTAGGCTGTAATGATTGAACTGAGCGCTAAGGCTTAATTGTCCAGCCGATAAGGCTCAAACAGCTGTTGTAAGTTTACTTTGGCGTTTAGTCGGCTTGCCAGTAAATACATGCCACCAATTTTTCGGTGGATTAACAGCACGTCGATAGGCGGGGTGTGCCAGTAGTCATGTTCATAACTAAGTGCCATGCCTGCTTCGCGTAGTTCTTTAGCCAGTGGTGAGTTTGCAAAGTTGTAGTCGCCAGCGTACTTAAGCGGTTGTATCACCATTTGCAACATGCTGTTTAGGGTGGCTATTTGGCGCTCGGTACTGTTTGAGTTAACAAAACCGAGTTGCTCTAAGGCGCTTAAATCTAGAGTAAATGGCTGCGCCAATGCGCTACTTAAAAGCTTGCGATAACCCTGGCTAATGTGTGGGGGTATTTGCCGAGTTGCGCCAAAATCTAACAAAACAATTTTATTTGATTGTGTTGAATACAGGTAGTTGGCAAAGTTGGGATCGGTTTGCATTAGGCCAAACTGAAACAGCTCCATCATCAATAGTTTGAACAAGTTATGCATGACTTGGTCACGTAATGCTTGAGGCTGATGTTGCAGCTGATCGATGGCTTCTCCTTCATGATGACTCATGGTGAGAATGTTACTGGTACTTAAATGGCCAAATAGCTCAGGTAATTCAAATTCCGAATGCTTAGCCAGTTTAGCTTGATATTGGCGCAGATACTCGGCTTCTTGAAGGTAATCTGCTTCTTGGTGAAGCTGTAGTTTGGCGTCTTGAAGAATTTGCTGATAATCAAACTGCTTGGGCAAAATCCCGCTGATATTGAGCAGGCTTACAACGTTGTCAACGTCACTGTCGATGCTGCCTTTAACGCCAGGATATTGAATTTTAATCGCGACTCTTTGTTGTTCGGATAAGTAAGCGCTGTGTACTTGTCCAATAGAAGCCGCAGCTATTGGCTGCAAAGAAAACTGTTTAAATTGTTGCTGCCAGTTTTCTCCCCATTCATTGAGCAACACTTGGCTAAGCTGACCAATTGGCATTGGGTCCGCATCTGCGCGCAAACGCGCTAACAGCTCACTCACTTCTTTAGGAAGCATCTCTCCAGCATCCATCGACATAAGTTGGCCAACCTTCATGGCTGCACCACGAAGTTTTGCCAGCTGGTCGGCCACCCGTTTTACATTGTTGGGGGTAAGTAGTATTTCGTTTAGTTTTGGGCGTTTGCCTGCTGCTAATCGGGCTGCGCCTTCTGCCAGCATGCCTCCTGCTACACGCG encodes:
- a CDS encoding ABC1 kinase family protein → MPSSRIARLGKLGSLASRVAGGMLAEGAARLAAGKRPKLNEILLTPNNVKRVADQLAKLRGAAMKVGQLMSMDAGEMLPKEVSELLARLRADADPMPIGQLSQVLLNEWGENWQQQFKQFSLQPIAAASIGQVHSAYLSEQQRVAIKIQYPGVKGSIDSDVDNVVSLLNISGILPKQFDYQQILQDAKLQLHQEADYLQEAEYLRQYQAKLAKHSEFELPELFGHLSTSNILTMSHHEGEAIDQLQHQPQALRDQVMHNLFKLLMMELFQFGLMQTDPNFANYLYSTQSNKIVLLDFGATRQIPPHISQGYRKLLSSALAQPFTLDLSALEQLGFVNSNSTERQIATLNSMLQMVIQPLKYAGDYNFANSPLAKELREAGMALSYEHDYWHTPPIDVLLIHRKIGGMYLLASRLNAKVNLQQLFEPYRLDN
- a CDS encoding endonuclease/exonuclease/phosphatase family protein, whose translation is MNLLNYLAPPYAAYEFDNILDSQQWQQKQAWLSRIIVLADADVMAFQEVFSADALAEQCKSLGYPHFLSTPSSLDESSYVYRKPGLALASKYPLRSGSLYNPNHLNTFSRAPLIAKVKLPEIGWIKAYVVHLKSKRPILDEDLVGKPSDIDEYMGRWQSDTLRAQEVSLLMQDILSCRKHKLEAVMMLGDFNDDLSQGALSHVFDLPLVQHDEIEQHWRMHDSFTLSQSDQPRSATHYWGGQGSVLDYILLSGEFSPDYQQQLAEVVAYHCFDRHLTHADYALDSQASDHAAVMVELSARD